A single Bacillus sp. OxB-1 DNA region contains:
- a CDS encoding sporulation protein — MLKQFLSSIGYGSMKVDTIVGSPTVAFGETLSGTIYIEGGESDQLIDHIEIELLIRTTNDVRDSDFSIIDNTITKQEFENVGSVKSKETDMIPFEIVPDERWETEENETLILRTTVFIKNAVDVHDEDRITYG, encoded by the coding sequence ATGTTGAAGCAATTTTTATCAAGCATCGGCTATGGTTCGATGAAGGTGGATACGATTGTCGGCTCACCGACCGTCGCATTCGGCGAAACCCTTTCGGGGACGATTTATATCGAGGGCGGGGAAAGTGATCAGTTGATTGATCATATTGAAATCGAATTATTGATACGGACGACAAACGATGTCCGGGACAGCGATTTTTCGATCATCGATAATACGATCACCAAACAGGAATTTGAAAACGTCGGAAGTGTGAAGTCGAAAGAGACCGATATGATACCATTTGAAATCGTTCCGGATGAACGATGGGAGACAGAGGAAAACGAAACGCTCATTTTACGGACGACCGTTTTTATTAAAAATGCGGTAGATGTGCATGACGAGGACCGGATTACATATGGTTGA
- a CDS encoding MarR family winged helix-turn-helix transcriptional regulator: MLELYFSLSRFIKQVYEDFPEPVSMPQMAILFALEGRDDLTMQKVARQVAMDITTFSRQVQSLEKKGYIERVPSEQDRRYYFLGLTVEGERVVGEMNRLFVSRFDQLFSGMNEFEMETIKRSIQVLSGKLDSGS; encoded by the coding sequence GTGCTGGAACTCTATTTTTCGTTGTCCCGATTCATCAAACAGGTATATGAAGACTTTCCTGAACCAGTGTCCATGCCTCAAATGGCTATCCTTTTTGCATTGGAGGGTCGTGATGATTTGACGATGCAGAAGGTGGCCCGGCAAGTTGCGATGGATATCACCACTTTCTCCCGACAAGTACAGTCTCTGGAAAAGAAGGGATACATCGAGCGTGTTCCATCCGAACAGGATCGGCGATATTATTTCTTGGGATTGACTGTGGAAGGGGAGAGGGTAGTTGGGGAAATGAACCGATTGTTCGTCTCGCGGTTTGATCAATTATTCAGCGGTATGAACGAATTTGAGATGGAGACGATCAAGCGATCCATCCAAGTCTTATCCGGGAAGCTGGACTCCGGCTCCTAG